The Candidatus Cloacimonadota bacterium genome contains the following window.
AGCTGTAAATTCTCTATCAAGAACTTTCTGACCAAGAATATTGAATATTGTCAGTCTTCCGGATTCTCCTTCTTTGATGTCGAACTTAATCGTTGTGGTTGGATTGAAGGGATTCGGATAATTGGAATTAAGCATAGTTGCATCTGGAAGATCAGGAATGATATTAGGTTCTTCTTCAATTTCTACCAGAACGGATACCGGTCCGAAGATCTCAATATCTCCACTGATACTGATACTTTCCAGCCAGTAGTAGTATGTTTCATCTTCTACCAGATCATAAACATCCTGGTAAGTATAATTTGTAACTGAAGAAGTTGTTCCCTGACCAGGAATCATATCTACATTACAAAGATTTACATCTTCTTCTTCCCAGCCGGTTTCAATATCACTGCGATATACATTCCAGCCCAGGTTTTCTGTTTCAGATTGTGTAGTCCAGTTGATATGAGGAATACCTTCGTAACAGATACCTGTGAATTCGGTAAGTGTAACAGGAAGTGTACTTTCATCACCATCACCGATTACCCAGTCAGATAATTCAGCTGTTGTAAACTCGATCCAATAGGAGGGTGCACTGAAATCCCAATCATCTACCGGATGTGCAACCCAGCCGCTGCCATGATTTACAACTAATTCTGGATCGCCGCTGGTAGGAATTGTGGGAACGGGATAATCCCATTCAATTCTGATCGTGATAGGATCGGTAATAGTACCAACGGTTTCAATAACAAATGCAATATCCAGAGCATTATCCGGGAATGGTACACCCGTAATATCAGGTGTAACCTGCTG
Protein-coding sequences here:
- a CDS encoding T9SS type A sorting domain-containing protein, translated to TFDQGPPPAPPIPPAGGTTNINGGTTGNGGSGAGSSVTVTPTPGGTPPSDPITVQQVTPDITGVPFPDNALDIAFVIETVGTITDPITIRIEWDYPVPTIPTSGDPELVVNHGSGWVAHPVDDWDFSAPSYWIEFTTAELSDWVIGDGDESTLPVTLTEFTGICYEGIPHINWTTQSETENLGWNVYRSDIETGWEEEDVNLCNVDMIPGQGTTSSVTNYTYQDVYDLVEDETYYYWLESISISGDIEIFGPVSVLVEIEEEPNIIPDLPDATMLNSNYPNPFNPTTTIKFDIKEGESGRLTIFNILGQKVLDREFTAGFHTYNWNAAKQASGVYFYTLKTASYYETKKMILMK